The following are encoded in a window of Bradyrhizobium guangdongense genomic DNA:
- the hyi gene encoding hydroxypyruvate isomerase: MPKFAANLTMLFTEMPFIERFAAAKAAGFAGVEYLFPYDFDKAQLREQLDAHGLTQVLHNLPAGNWAGGERGIAIMPDRTAEFRDGVFRAIDYAKALDCEQLNCLVGIAPVDADPRELQETLIGNLRFAASTLARENIKLLVEPINTLDIPGFFLNGTEQAIQLISEVRSNNLFVQYDIYHMQIMEGDLARTMQEYLPQIAHIQLADNPGRHEPNTGEINYPFLFRHLDAISYRGWIGCEYKPRTTTLEGLAWHAAQTFDT; encoded by the coding sequence ATGCCGAAATTTGCCGCCAACCTCACCATGCTCTTCACCGAGATGCCGTTCATCGAGCGCTTTGCCGCGGCGAAAGCGGCCGGCTTTGCCGGGGTCGAGTATCTCTTCCCCTACGATTTCGACAAGGCGCAGCTCCGCGAGCAGCTCGATGCCCATGGATTGACCCAGGTGCTGCACAATCTCCCTGCCGGCAACTGGGCCGGCGGCGAGCGCGGCATCGCAATCATGCCCGATCGCACCGCCGAATTCCGCGACGGCGTGTTCCGCGCCATCGATTACGCCAAGGCGCTCGATTGCGAGCAGCTCAACTGCCTCGTCGGCATCGCCCCCGTGGATGCCGATCCGCGTGAGCTTCAGGAAACGCTGATTGGAAACTTGCGTTTCGCGGCCTCGACGCTGGCGCGTGAGAACATCAAGCTGCTTGTCGAGCCGATCAACACGCTCGACATCCCCGGTTTCTTCCTCAATGGCACCGAGCAGGCGATCCAGCTGATCTCAGAAGTCCGTTCGAACAATTTATTCGTCCAATACGACATCTATCACATGCAGATCATGGAGGGCGATCTCGCCCGCACCATGCAGGAATATCTTCCGCAGATCGCGCACATCCAGCTCGCCGACAATCCCGGCCGGCATGAGCCGAATACGGGCGAGATCAACTATCCGTTCCTGTTCCGCCATCTCGACGCGATCAGTTATCGCGGCTGGATCGGCTGCGAATACAAGCCGCGCACCACGACGCTGGAAGGACTGGCTTGGCACGCCGCGCAGACATTCGACACCTGA
- the gcl gene encoding glyoxylate carboligase, with amino-acid sequence MAKMRAVDAAVRILEKEGISTAFGVPGAAINPLYSALKKRGSIRHILARHVEGASHMAEGYTRARAGNIGVCIGTSGPAGTDMITGLYSAIADSIPILCITGQAPRARLYKEDFQAVDIESIAKPVTKWAVTVREPALVPRVFSQAFHVMRSGRPGPVLIDMPLDVQLAEIEFDDETYEPLPVYKPAATRKQIEKALEMLNAAERPLIVAGGGIINADASDLLIEFAEIANVPVVPTLMGWGAIPDDHVLMAGMVGLQTSHRYGNATMLESDFVLGIGNRWANRHTGSVETYTKGRTFVHVDIEPTQIGRVFNPDLGIVSDAKAALELFVSVAKEWRRSGRLRERQAWPASCRDRKKTMLRKSHFENVPIKPQRVYEEMNKAFGRDTTYVTVIGLSQIAGAQFLGVYKPRNWINAGQAGPLGWTLPAALGVRAACPDRDIVALSGDYDFQFLIEELAVGAQFNLPYIHVVVNNSYLGLIRQAQRGFDMDYHVQLSFENINAPEIGAYGVDHVAVAEGLGCKAIRVTDPKDTQAAFVTARELMKKHRVPVVVEFILERVTNIAMGTEIDNIVEFEEVLDLPLDEVGTTRPGVLQPAE; translated from the coding sequence ATGGCGAAGATGCGAGCTGTCGATGCAGCCGTGCGTATCCTGGAGAAGGAAGGCATCTCGACGGCCTTCGGTGTTCCCGGGGCTGCGATCAATCCGCTTTACTCGGCGCTGAAGAAGCGTGGCTCGATCCGGCACATCCTGGCGCGCCATGTCGAGGGCGCCTCGCACATGGCCGAAGGCTACACGCGGGCCAGGGCCGGCAATATCGGTGTCTGCATCGGCACTTCGGGGCCGGCCGGTACCGACATGATCACCGGGCTCTATTCGGCGATAGCCGATTCCATTCCGATCCTCTGCATCACCGGGCAAGCGCCGCGCGCACGGCTTTACAAAGAGGACTTCCAGGCCGTCGATATCGAGTCGATCGCAAAGCCCGTGACCAAATGGGCCGTGACGGTGCGCGAGCCGGCGCTGGTGCCGCGCGTGTTCAGCCAGGCCTTTCACGTGATGCGCTCGGGCCGGCCCGGACCGGTGCTGATCGACATGCCGCTCGACGTGCAGCTCGCCGAGATCGAATTCGACGACGAGACCTATGAGCCGCTGCCGGTCTACAAGCCGGCCGCAACGCGCAAGCAGATCGAGAAGGCGCTGGAGATGCTCAACGCCGCCGAGCGGCCGCTGATCGTTGCGGGCGGAGGCATCATCAATGCCGATGCCTCGGACCTGCTGATCGAGTTCGCCGAGATCGCCAACGTGCCCGTGGTGCCGACGCTGATGGGGTGGGGCGCGATCCCGGACGATCACGTGCTGATGGCCGGCATGGTTGGCCTCCAGACCAGCCATCGCTACGGCAACGCCACGATGCTGGAATCCGATTTCGTGCTCGGCATCGGCAATCGTTGGGCCAACCGTCACACCGGCTCGGTCGAGACCTACACCAAGGGTCGCACCTTCGTGCATGTCGACATCGAGCCGACCCAGATCGGCCGCGTATTCAATCCCGATCTCGGCATCGTCTCGGACGCCAAGGCAGCGCTCGAGCTGTTCGTTTCCGTCGCCAAGGAGTGGCGGCGGTCAGGCAGACTCCGCGAGCGCCAGGCTTGGCCCGCTTCCTGCCGCGATCGCAAGAAGACCATGCTGCGCAAGAGCCATTTCGAAAACGTCCCGATCAAGCCGCAACGCGTCTACGAGGAGATGAACAAAGCCTTCGGACGCGACACCACCTATGTCACCGTGATCGGCCTGTCGCAGATCGCCGGCGCGCAATTTCTCGGCGTCTACAAGCCACGCAATTGGATCAACGCGGGGCAGGCGGGCCCGCTCGGCTGGACATTACCGGCGGCGCTCGGCGTGCGCGCGGCGTGCCCGGATCGCGACATCGTCGCGCTATCGGGCGACTACGACTTCCAGTTCCTGATCGAGGAGCTCGCCGTCGGCGCGCAGTTCAACCTGCCCTACATCCACGTCGTCGTGAACAATTCATATCTCGGGCTGATCCGCCAGGCCCAGCGCGGCTTCGACATGGACTATCACGTCCAGCTCTCCTTCGAGAACATCAACGCGCCCGAGATCGGCGCCTACGGCGTCGACCATGTCGCGGTGGCGGAAGGCCTCGGCTGCAAGGCGATCCGCGTCACCGACCCGAAGGACACGCAGGCCGCGTTCGTGACTGCCCGCGAGCTGATGAAGAAGCACCGCGTGCCTGTGGTGGTCGAGTTCATCCTCGAACGCGTCACCAACATCGCGATGGGGACGGAGATCGACAACATCGTCGAGTTCGAGGAGGTGCTGGACCTGCCGCTCGACGAAGTCGGGACCACCAGGCCCGGCGTATTGCAGCCGGCAGAGTAG